A window from Tachyglossus aculeatus isolate mTacAcu1 chromosome 20, mTacAcu1.pri, whole genome shotgun sequence encodes these proteins:
- the LOC119941285 gene encoding LOW QUALITY PROTEIN: olfactory receptor 2T1-like (The sequence of the model RefSeq protein was modified relative to this genomic sequence to represent the inferred CDS: inserted 1 base in 1 codon), whose product MMEGEKMTSSTDFIILGLFGPGKTSVLLFSHICTIFLMAVASISILISLVWINRRLRTPMYFLLGHFSLIDILYISTTVPRMLTGFLLGQATTSLPGCAAQHFAYLPLAVAEFYLLGLMAYDRCAAVCHLLGYPALVTQRTGLVIVAVSWLAGGVDSCLLTPITMTHSFCGFQRIDHFFCEAPSVLGLVCTDTTLYETAMYFCCVTMLLFPFXVVLASYSRILLAVCRVSSAGVRRKVLAMCSSQVTVVMLYYGAAIHTFMLPNSYHKPALDKLFSAFYTILTPMLNPLIYSLHNNDVVRAIRRVLGRCITSRKPSVNAF is encoded by the exons AtgatggagggagaaaagatgacATCTTCCACCGACTTCATCATCCTGGGACTTTTCGGCCCAGGCAAGACATcggtcctcctcttctcccacatctgCACCATTTTCCTCATGGCCGTGGCATCCATCTCCATCCTGATCTCCCTCGTCTGGATCAACCGCCGGCTCCGGACCCCCATGTACTTTCTGCTGGGCCACTTCTCCCTCATCGACATCCTGTACATCTCCACCACCGTGCCCAGGATGCTGACAGGCTTCCTGCTCGGCCAGGCCACTACCTCCCTCCCAGGCTGCGCAGCTCAACACTTCGCCTACTTGCCCCTGGCGGTGGCTGAATTTTACCTCCTAGGGCTCATGGCCTATGACCGCTGCGCAGCTGTGTGCCACCTCCTGGGGTACCCAGCCCTCGTGACCCAAAGGACTGGCCTTGTCATCGTGGCTGTATCCTGGCTGGCCGGCGGTGTGGACAGCTGCCTGCTGACTCCCATCACCATGACCCACTCTTTCTGCGGCTTCCAGCGGattgaccatttcttctgtgaggCCCCGTCTGTGCTGGGGCTGGTGTGCACTGACACGACCCTCTATGAGACGGCCATGTACTTCTGCTGCGTGACGATGCTTCTGTTTCCCT CAGTGGTCCTCGCCTCCTACTCCCGGATCCTCTTAGCCGTGTGCCGTGTCAGCTCGGCAGGAGTAAGGAGGAAGGTTTTGGCCATGTGTTCCTCTCAAGTGACGGTGGTCATGCTGTACTACGGGGCTGCCATACACACATTCATGCTGCCAAATTCCTACCACAAGCCGGCCCTGGACAAGTTGTTCTCCGCCTTCTATACCATCCTCACCCCCATGCTCAACCCTTTGATCTACAGCCTCCACAATAACGATGTGGTCAGGGCCATTAGGAGAGTGCTGGGAAGGtgcatcacctccaggaagccttcagttAATGCGTTCTGA
- the LOC119941286 gene encoding olfactory receptor 2T2-like produces MAKENRTLSTDFILLGLFQDVGSPKLLLSLVFMAFCTALLGNMTMMVLIRMDPRLHTPMYFLLSQLSTMDLLYISAIVPKMAADFLSVRNSISFGACATQMFVYLTLAGSECFLLALMSYDRYIAVCHPLRYPVLMNGRVFVLMTLGSWLLGALDGLLLTSINMTFPFCSSREIRHFFCEVSAIQRLSCTDTSLYETAMTVCCSIMLLVPLTVIAVSYGLILSTVLRMKSSQGRRKASATCSSHLMVVGLYYGASIFTYMQPGSLRSPWQDKVIAVCYTIITPMLNPIIYSLRNKEVARALRRCLQRCAFFHRIGKIGVSKDKM; encoded by the coding sequence ATGGCGAAAGAGAATCGCACCTTGTCTACCGACTTCATTCTGCTTGGCCTCTTCCAAGATGTGGGCTCTCCCAAGCTTCTCCTTTCCCTGGTCTTCATGGCCTTTTGCACAGCCCTGCTGGGTAACATGACCATGATGGTCCTCATCCGCATGGACCCCCGTctccacacgcccatgtacttccTGCTCAGCCAGCTCTCCACAATGGATCTGCTGTACATCTCTGCCATCGTCCCGAAGATGGCCGCCGACTTCCTGTCCGTCAGGAATTCCATCTCCTTTGGGGCCTGTGCCACTCAAATGTTCGTCTACCTGACCCTGGCGGGGTCCGAATGTTTCCTGCTGGCCCTCATGTCCTACGACCGGTACATCGCTGTCTGCCACCCACTCCGTTACCCGGTCCTGATGAATGGAAGGGTCTTTGTCCTCATGACCCTCGGGTCCTGGCTTCTGGGTGCCCTTGACGGCCTGCTGTTGACGTCCATCAACATGACCTTCCCCTTCTGCAGCTCCCGGGAGATCCGGCATTTCTTCTGCGAGGTATCGGCCATCCAGAGGCTGTCGTGCACGGATACCTCCCTCTACGAGACCGCCATGACCGTCTGCTGCTCCATCATGCTCCTGGTCCCGCTCACGGTCATTGCTGTGTCCTACGGGCTCATCCTGTCCACCGTGCTTCGGATGAAGTCCTCACAGGGGCGGAGGAAGGCCTCGGCCACCTGTTCCTCCCACCTGATGGTGGTGGGGCTCTACTACGGGGCCTCCATCTTTACTTACATGCAGCCCGGCTCTTTACGAAGCCCTTGGCAGGACAAGGTCATCGCCGTGTGTTACACTATCATCACCCCTATgctgaaccccatcatctacagcctgcGCAACAAAGAGGTGGCCAGAGCACTGAGGAGATGTCTACAGAGGTGTGCTTTTTTCCACAGAATTGGGAAAATTGGGGTTTCTAAAGACAAAATGTGA